One Methylosinus sp. LW4 genomic region harbors:
- a CDS encoding DUF2147 domain-containing protein: MKRSWICASIFSVVATAALADPIGEWRVADGTAHIQISRCGQAICGKIAWLSEKGVDENNPDPRQRKRSLLGLPILNLKPTGDNQWTGTIYNAKDGQSYAASLALRSEKVLLLEGCVNGTNICGGEEWTRVR, translated from the coding sequence ATGAAGCGGTCCTGGATATGCGCGTCGATTTTTTCTGTCGTCGCGACCGCGGCGCTCGCCGATCCGATCGGCGAGTGGCGCGTCGCCGACGGCACCGCGCATATTCAGATCAGCCGCTGCGGGCAAGCGATCTGCGGCAAGATCGCCTGGCTCTCCGAGAAGGGCGTCGACGAGAACAATCCCGACCCCCGCCAGCGCAAGCGCTCTTTGCTCGGCCTGCCGATCCTGAATCTGAAGCCGACCGGCGACAATCAATGGACCGGCACCATCTATAACGCCAAGGACGGCCAGAGCTACGCCGCGAGCCTCGCGCTGCGCAGCGAGAAGGTGCTGCTGCTCGAGGGCTGCGTCAATGGCACCAATATCTGCGGCGGCGAGGAGTGGACGCGGGTGCGCTGA
- a CDS encoding adenosylmethionine--8-amino-7-oxononanoate transaminase — translation MTSPVWRPFTQHALQKDAILVARGEGAWLECADGRRILDAISSWWVITHGHRHPRIVQAIKDQADRLDQIIFAGFTHEPAESLARRLVALTAPGLDHLFYSDSGSTSVEVAIKMALGYFRNRGVARNRVIALEHGYHGDTIGAMSTGARSVFNAAYEPLLFDVTRIPFPSAGCEQQTLDALEAACRSADAAVFVVEPLVLGAGGMLVYGADTLREMRRICAAHGVLFVADEVMTGFGRTGTLFACEQAGIVPDIACYAKGITGGSLPLAVTMCSAEIFEAHYSTDRARTFFHSSSFTANPIACAAALANLDIWESEDVRGRIAHLSAMQEERLLRFTNDARFSNVRRIGTIAALDLRARDAGYLATIGPALYEFFISRGLLLRPLGNTIYILPPYCIEASELDALYAAIDEAGDRFR, via the coding sequence ATGACATCGCCCGTCTGGCGGCCTTTCACACAGCATGCGCTGCAGAAAGACGCGATCCTCGTCGCGCGCGGCGAGGGGGCTTGGCTCGAATGCGCGGATGGCCGCCGCATTCTCGACGCCATCTCCTCCTGGTGGGTCATCACCCATGGCCATCGCCATCCGAGGATCGTGCAGGCGATCAAGGATCAGGCGGATCGGCTCGATCAGATCATCTTCGCCGGCTTCACCCATGAGCCGGCCGAGTCGTTGGCGCGTCGGCTCGTCGCGTTGACGGCGCCGGGGCTCGATCATCTGTTCTATTCCGACAGCGGCTCCACATCGGTGGAAGTCGCGATCAAAATGGCGCTCGGCTATTTCCGCAATCGCGGCGTCGCGCGCAATCGCGTCATCGCTCTCGAGCATGGCTATCACGGCGACACTATCGGCGCCATGTCGACCGGCGCGCGCTCCGTCTTCAACGCGGCCTATGAGCCGCTGCTCTTCGATGTGACGCGCATTCCTTTTCCCAGCGCCGGCTGCGAGCAGCAGACGCTCGACGCGCTGGAGGCTGCCTGCCGCAGCGCGGACGCAGCGGTTTTCGTCGTCGAGCCGCTCGTGCTCGGCGCCGGCGGCATGCTCGTCTATGGCGCCGATACGCTGCGCGAGATGCGGCGCATCTGCGCTGCGCATGGCGTGCTCTTCGTCGCCGATGAGGTGATGACCGGCTTCGGCCGCACCGGAACGCTCTTCGCGTGCGAGCAGGCGGGCATCGTTCCCGATATCGCCTGCTACGCCAAAGGCATCACCGGCGGCTCATTGCCGCTCGCCGTGACCATGTGCTCGGCGGAGATTTTCGAGGCGCATTATTCCACCGACCGCGCGCGCACATTCTTTCATTCGAGCTCGTTCACCGCCAATCCCATCGCCTGCGCGGCGGCGCTGGCCAATCTCGACATTTGGGAGAGCGAGGATGTGCGTGGGCGCATCGCGCATCTTTCGGCGATGCAGGAGGAGCGGCTGCTGCGCTTTACGAATGACGCGCGCTTTTCCAATGTGCGGCGCATCGGCACGATAGCGGCGCTCGATCTGCGCGCGCGCGACGCCGGCTATCTCGCGACCATCGGCCCGGCGCTCTATGAATTCTTCATTTCGCGCGGCTTGCTGCTGCGTCCGCTCGGCAACACGATCTATATTCTGCCGCCCTATTGCATAGAGGCGAGCGAGCTCGACGCGCTCTATGCGGCGATCGACGAGGCGGGGGATCGCTTCCGCTGA
- a CDS encoding nickel/cobalt transporter, with the protein MRVSPRSRALLLLPALVLALAALALSQDVALAQAARHPFAVGPSEGPVGAASGLAGLLLAWQSKFHLELQNAARALKTDNSAFFPLAAASFAYGVFHAAGPGHGKAVLASYMIANETALKRGLTLAALAALLQGVVAIALVGVAAILFGFTAQRMTEAATWIETASYAAIAAVGARLAYVKGRALLAALREPAPVLAVARRGAFACEAVDDDPGHVHGPDCGHMHAIDAARLGAGFRWGDALGTVVAAGLRPCSGAILVLVFTLSQGVFIAGAGATLLMSAGTAITTGALAATAVFAKDFAARLAARRSSRAETLLRAGELLAALLVLAFGLALLLGARAVGA; encoded by the coding sequence GTGAGGGTTTCGCCGCGGAGTCGCGCGCTGCTCCTCCTCCCGGCCCTGGTCCTGGCGCTGGCCGCGCTCGCGCTGTCGCAGGACGTCGCGCTGGCGCAGGCCGCGCGTCATCCTTTCGCCGTCGGCCCTTCGGAAGGCCCAGTGGGCGCGGCGAGCGGCCTCGCCGGCCTGCTGCTCGCCTGGCAGAGCAAATTCCATTTGGAGCTGCAGAACGCCGCGCGCGCGCTGAAAACAGACAACAGCGCCTTCTTCCCTCTGGCGGCCGCGAGCTTCGCCTATGGCGTTTTTCACGCCGCCGGACCGGGCCATGGCAAGGCCGTGCTCGCCTCCTATATGATCGCCAATGAAACGGCGCTGAAGCGCGGGCTGACGCTCGCCGCCCTGGCGGCGCTGCTGCAGGGCGTGGTGGCCATCGCGCTCGTCGGCGTGGCGGCCATTCTCTTCGGCTTCACCGCGCAGCGCATGACCGAGGCGGCGACATGGATCGAGACGGCGAGCTACGCCGCCATCGCCGCCGTGGGCGCGCGCCTCGCCTATGTGAAAGGGCGCGCGCTGCTCGCCGCGCTGCGGGAGCCGGCGCCCGTCCTCGCCGTCGCGCGCCGCGGCGCCTTCGCCTGCGAAGCGGTCGACGACGATCCCGGCCATGTTCACGGGCCGGACTGCGGCCATATGCATGCGATCGACGCCGCTCGGCTCGGCGCCGGCTTTCGTTGGGGCGATGCGCTGGGGACGGTCGTCGCGGCGGGGCTTCGTCCCTGCTCTGGCGCCATTCTCGTGCTCGTCTTCACACTGTCACAAGGCGTCTTCATAGCCGGCGCAGGAGCGACGCTGCTGATGTCCGCCGGCACGGCGATCACCACCGGCGCCTTGGCGGCGACGGCGGTCTTCGCCAAGGATTTCGCCGCGCGTCTCGCCGCGCGCAGATCGTCGCGCGCGGAGACGCTGCTGCGCGCGGGCGAGCTGCTCGCCGCTCTCCTCGTGCTCGCTTTCGGCCTCGCGTTGCTGCTCGGCGCGCGCGCCGTCGGCGCCTGA
- a CDS encoding long-chain-fatty-acid--CoA ligase: MTAATLASDPYATRPWVASYPPFVPAEIDPASYSTLVDMFRQSVVEFSGRTALESFGAKLTYAEFGNAARSIAAWLQSQGIAKGDRIAIMAPNVMAYPPLIFGVLFTGAVVVNVNPLYTPKELAHQIEDSGARMIFVLENFAHTVEAAWPSMSLEKAVVIAPGDLLGLRGPIVNFISRYVKCAVRRYRLPQSLRFSRVLCEGAVAPLRDADVGPDDLAFLQYTGGTTGVAKGAMLRHRNIAANVTQSAAWLCPYLPTPLDQVMVTALPLYHIFGLTACCLLIVKIGGSCLLIANPRDIPGFVKTLRKSRFTMISGVNTLYAALANHPDFRRVDFSDLIFCISGGMATQDVVARKWKEITGHPIIEGYGLSETSPVITCNRPDLVEFSGAIGYPYPSTQVSIRLPSGEPAPFGERGELCVKGPQVMAGYWNRPEETAAATTEDGFLRTGDVAVMMPDGLMKIVDRLKEMILVSGFNVYPNEVENVLTRHPKVSEAAVIGIPDPHSGEAALAFIVPRDPSVTGKELHDFCRETLTHYKAPRHFEFRDSLPKTNVGKVLRRVLKEEYLARGK; encoded by the coding sequence ATGACTGCCGCCACTCTCGCGTCGGACCCTTACGCCACCCGTCCCTGGGTCGCGTCTTATCCGCCTTTCGTGCCTGCCGAGATCGACCCGGCGAGCTATTCGACCCTCGTGGACATGTTCCGCCAGAGCGTCGTCGAATTTTCCGGCCGCACCGCTCTCGAGAGCTTCGGCGCCAAGCTCACCTATGCGGAATTCGGCAACGCCGCGCGCTCGATCGCGGCTTGGCTGCAATCGCAGGGAATCGCCAAGGGCGATCGCATCGCGATCATGGCGCCCAATGTGATGGCCTATCCGCCCTTGATCTTCGGCGTGCTTTTCACGGGCGCGGTCGTCGTCAACGTCAATCCGCTCTACACGCCCAAGGAGCTCGCCCATCAGATCGAGGATTCCGGCGCGCGCATGATCTTCGTGCTCGAGAATTTCGCGCACACCGTCGAGGCCGCATGGCCGTCGATGAGCCTCGAGAAAGCCGTCGTCATCGCTCCGGGCGATCTTCTCGGCCTGCGCGGCCCGATCGTGAATTTCATCTCGCGCTATGTGAAATGCGCCGTGCGGCGCTATCGCCTGCCGCAGAGCCTGCGCTTCTCGCGCGTGCTGTGCGAAGGCGCCGTGGCGCCGCTGCGCGACGCCGACGTCGGCCCGGACGATCTCGCCTTTCTGCAATATACCGGCGGCACCACCGGCGTCGCCAAGGGCGCGATGCTGCGGCATCGCAACATAGCGGCCAATGTCACGCAATCGGCCGCTTGGCTCTGTCCCTATCTGCCGACGCCGCTCGATCAGGTGATGGTGACGGCGCTGCCGCTCTATCACATCTTCGGCCTCACCGCCTGCTGCCTGCTGATCGTGAAGATCGGCGGCTCCTGCCTGCTCATCGCCAATCCGCGCGATATTCCCGGCTTCGTGAAGACGCTGCGCAAATCGCGCTTCACCATGATCTCCGGCGTCAACACGCTCTATGCGGCGCTCGCCAATCATCCCGATTTTCGGCGCGTCGATTTCTCCGATCTCATCTTCTGCATCTCCGGCGGCATGGCGACGCAAGACGTCGTCGCGCGCAAATGGAAGGAGATCACCGGCCATCCCATCATCGAAGGCTATGGCCTTTCGGAGACCTCGCCGGTCATCACCTGCAACCGGCCCGATCTCGTCGAATTTTCCGGCGCCATCGGCTATCCCTATCCCTCGACGCAAGTGTCGATCCGCCTGCCTTCCGGCGAGCCCGCGCCTTTCGGCGAGCGCGGCGAGCTCTGCGTCAAAGGTCCGCAAGTGATGGCCGGCTATTGGAACCGGCCGGAGGAGACCGCCGCCGCGACGACGGAGGACGGCTTTTTGCGCACCGGCGACGTCGCCGTGATGATGCCGGATGGACTGATGAAGATCGTCGATCGTCTCAAGGAGATGATCCTCGTCTCCGGCTTCAACGTCTATCCCAATGAAGTCGAGAATGTGCTGACGCGCCACCCCAAGGTCAGCGAGGCGGCGGTGATCGGCATTCCCGATCCGCATTCGGGCGAGGCGGCGCTCGCCTTCATCGTGCCGCGCGATCCCAGCGTCACCGGCAAGGAGCTGCATGACTTCTGCCGCGAGACGCTGACGCATTACAAGGCGCCGCGCCATTTCGAGTTCCGCGACAGCCTGCCCAAGACCAATGTCGGCAAGGTTCTGCGCCGCGTTCTGAAGGAGGAGTATCTCGCGCGGGGGAAATAG
- a CDS encoding indolepyruvate ferredoxin oxidoreductase family protein: MADEVAGATTTGPALGDVSLADRFDLSKTHVLINGTQAIVRLLLMQKEMDRRAGLRTAGLVSGYRGSPLGGIDAQLHKAKALFDKHDILFMPGLNEDLAVTAIWGAQQAEMRGEGKYDGVFSVWYGKGPGVDRSGDALRHVNLAGSSRNGGVLALMGDDHTAESSTTAHQSEFVFVDMMMPILSPAGVQEILDYGLMGFALSRYAGVWTGLKLIKDTVESTASVDGSLDRVRPIAPLDFLMPPGGLNIRPRDPVLTQEERMQESKRDAMLAFIRANRLNRIVTSGGPNAKIGVITVGKSYLDVRQAMDDLGIDEVKANDYGLRLYKIACPWPLEPQGLREFVRGLDLVIVVEEKRSLIEVQLREQLYGSSHQPICIGKKDEVGEWLFPVKGSLDANDVAIAIGRRLLNYVRSDELEGRVRRLEQMQERRKSLTDAGVRVPHFCSGCPHSTSTHVPEGARAYTGIGCHYMAQWMDRSTEGYTHMGGEGANWIGEAPFSTRKHVFQNLGDGTYNHSGSLAIRFAVATKTNITFKILFNGVVAMTGGQAHEGELTVEAIAHQVAAEGVARIALVSDEPHKYASDIQWPPGLDIYHRNVINSVQSELAATDGVTILIYDQTCATEKRRGRKRGEYPDPDVRVVINELVCEGCGDCGRASNCVSVQPLETEFGRKRRIDQSSCNKDLSCLEGFCPSFVTVHGARMKKAAPTSETQCPPPPEPAVPQIGAAPYGVLVAGIGGTGVVTVSAILGMAAHLEGKGVGVIDMAGLAQKGGAVYCHVKIGRTPDEVHAIRIAAGEADLVLGCDLVVAGGKQILAAIDPTRSHVVVNSAEVFPGDIERDPDFVLPAQRIERAIREAAGERVDFLNVTELALALLGDSIAANMFMLGYAWQKGLLPLSEAALLRAIELNGEAVAMNHSAFAWGRRAAHDLSSVTTVVSSLRERNPTRDVSQSLEEMIDRRVAFLTDYQNAAYAARYRARVDAVARLEKERVPGTKELTEAVARGLFKLMSAKDEFEVARLYTDGSFQRQLAEIFEGDLRMELHLAPNLVAFQRKNDIGGSRKITFGPWMFHVLKWLARFKGLRGTILDPFRPDSDRISERKMLADYQTLLDDILPRLSPANHAAAVALARIPEKIRGFGHIRARSVLEARAEIARLYGEYYAIKPDLKMAAE; encoded by the coding sequence ATGGCGGATGAAGTCGCCGGCGCCACGACAACCGGCCCCGCCCTAGGCGACGTGTCCCTCGCCGATCGATTCGATCTTTCCAAGACGCATGTGCTCATCAACGGCACGCAAGCGATCGTGCGTCTTCTGCTGATGCAGAAGGAGATGGATCGTCGCGCCGGACTGCGCACGGCGGGCTTGGTCTCCGGCTATCGCGGCTCGCCGCTCGGCGGCATAGACGCGCAGCTGCACAAGGCGAAGGCGCTCTTCGACAAGCACGACATTCTCTTCATGCCGGGCCTCAACGAGGATCTCGCCGTCACCGCCATTTGGGGCGCGCAGCAGGCGGAGATGCGCGGCGAAGGCAAATATGACGGCGTCTTCTCCGTCTGGTACGGCAAGGGGCCGGGCGTCGATCGCTCCGGCGACGCGCTGCGCCATGTCAATCTCGCCGGCTCCTCGCGCAATGGCGGCGTGCTGGCGCTGATGGGCGACGACCACACGGCGGAATCCTCCACCACGGCGCATCAGTCGGAGTTCGTCTTCGTCGATATGATGATGCCGATCCTCTCGCCGGCCGGCGTGCAGGAGATTCTCGATTACGGACTCATGGGCTTCGCGCTGTCGCGCTACGCCGGCGTTTGGACCGGCCTGAAGCTCATCAAGGACACGGTGGAATCCACCGCCTCCGTCGACGGCTCGCTCGATCGCGTGCGCCCCATCGCGCCGCTCGATTTTCTGATGCCGCCGGGCGGCCTCAACATACGTCCGCGCGATCCGGTGCTGACGCAGGAAGAGCGCATGCAGGAGAGCAAGCGCGACGCCATGCTCGCCTTCATCCGCGCCAATCGCCTCAATCGCATCGTCACATCGGGCGGCCCCAACGCCAAGATCGGCGTCATCACCGTCGGCAAATCCTATCTCGACGTGCGCCAGGCGATGGACGATCTCGGCATAGACGAGGTGAAGGCCAATGACTACGGCCTGCGCCTCTACAAGATCGCCTGCCCCTGGCCGCTCGAGCCGCAAGGCCTGCGCGAGTTCGTGCGCGGGCTCGATCTCGTCATCGTCGTCGAGGAGAAGCGCTCGCTGATCGAGGTGCAGCTGCGCGAGCAGCTCTATGGCTCGTCGCATCAGCCCATCTGCATCGGCAAGAAGGACGAGGTCGGCGAATGGCTCTTCCCGGTCAAAGGCTCGCTCGACGCCAATGACGTCGCCATCGCCATCGGCCGGCGGCTGCTGAACTACGTTCGCTCCGACGAGCTCGAAGGGCGCGTGCGCCGGCTCGAGCAAATGCAGGAGCGCCGCAAATCGCTGACCGACGCCGGCGTGCGCGTGCCGCATTTCTGCTCCGGCTGCCCGCATTCGACATCCACCCATGTGCCGGAGGGCGCGCGCGCCTATACGGGCATAGGCTGCCACTATATGGCGCAATGGATGGACCGCTCGACCGAGGGCTACACGCATATGGGCGGCGAAGGCGCCAATTGGATCGGCGAGGCGCCCTTCTCGACGCGCAAGCATGTGTTCCAGAATCTCGGCGACGGCACCTATAATCACTCCGGCTCGCTGGCCATTCGCTTCGCCGTCGCGACGAAGACGAACATCACCTTCAAGATTCTCTTCAATGGCGTCGTCGCCATGACCGGCGGACAGGCGCATGAGGGCGAGCTGACCGTCGAGGCGATAGCGCATCAGGTGGCGGCGGAAGGCGTCGCCCGAATCGCGCTCGTCTCCGACGAGCCGCACAAATACGCCTCCGATATTCAATGGCCGCCGGGCCTCGACATTTATCATCGCAACGTCATCAACAGCGTGCAGAGCGAGCTGGCCGCGACGGATGGCGTCACCATTCTGATCTATGATCAGACCTGCGCGACCGAGAAACGCCGCGGCCGCAAGCGCGGCGAATATCCCGACCCGGATGTGCGCGTCGTCATCAACGAGCTGGTCTGCGAAGGCTGCGGCGATTGCGGCCGCGCCTCCAATTGCGTGTCGGTGCAGCCGCTGGAGACGGAGTTCGGCCGCAAGCGCCGCATCGATCAGTCGAGCTGCAACAAGGATCTCTCCTGTCTCGAGGGCTTCTGCCCGAGCTTCGTCACCGTACATGGCGCGCGCATGAAGAAAGCCGCGCCGACCAGCGAGACGCAATGTCCGCCGCCGCCGGAACCCGCCGTTCCGCAGATCGGCGCCGCGCCTTACGGCGTGCTCGTCGCCGGCATAGGCGGGACGGGCGTCGTCACGGTCAGCGCCATTCTCGGCATGGCCGCGCATCTCGAGGGCAAGGGCGTCGGCGTCATCGACATGGCCGGCCTCGCGCAAAAGGGCGGCGCCGTCTACTGCCATGTGAAGATCGGCCGCACGCCCGACGAGGTTCATGCGATCCGCATCGCCGCGGGCGAGGCCGATCTCGTGCTCGGCTGCGATCTCGTCGTCGCCGGCGGCAAGCAGATACTCGCGGCCATCGATCCCACGCGCAGCCATGTCGTCGTCAACAGCGCCGAGGTGTTTCCCGGCGATATCGAGCGCGACCCGGATTTCGTGCTGCCGGCGCAGCGCATAGAGCGCGCCATACGCGAGGCCGCCGGCGAGCGCGTCGATTTCCTGAATGTGACGGAGCTGGCGCTGGCGCTGCTCGGCGATTCCATCGCCGCCAATATGTTCATGCTCGGCTACGCTTGGCAGAAGGGATTGCTGCCGCTCTCCGAGGCCGCGCTCTTGCGCGCGATCGAGCTGAATGGCGAGGCGGTGGCGATGAATCATTCCGCCTTCGCCTGGGGCCGCCGCGCCGCGCATGATCTTTCGAGCGTAACGACCGTCGTCTCCTCATTGCGCGAGCGCAATCCGACTCGTGACGTTTCGCAGAGCCTCGAGGAGATGATCGATCGCCGCGTCGCCTTCCTCACCGATTATCAGAACGCCGCTTACGCCGCCCGCTATCGCGCTCGCGTCGACGCCGTCGCGCGGCTGGAGAAGGAGCGCGTTCCCGGAACGAAGGAGCTGACCGAGGCGGTGGCGCGCGGCCTCTTCAAGCTGATGTCGGCCAAGGACGAGTTCGAGGTGGCGCGGCTCTACACGGATGGCTCTTTCCAGCGCCAGCTCGCCGAAATCTTCGAGGGCGATCTGCGCATGGAGCTGCATCTCGCACCCAATCTCGTCGCCTTCCAGCGCAAGAACGACATAGGCGGCTCGCGCAAGATCACCTTCGGCCCGTGGATGTTCCATGTGCTGAAATGGCTGGCGCGCTTCAAGGGCCTGCGCGGCACCATTCTCGACCCCTTCCGTCCCGACAGCGACCGCATCTCCGAGCGCAAGATGCTCGCCGATTATCAGACGCTCCTGGACGATATTCTGCCGCGCCTATCGCCGGCCAATCACGCCGCCGCCGTCGCGCTGGCGCGCATACCGGAGAAGATTCGCGGCTTCGGCCACATACGCGCCCGCAGCGTGCTGGAGGCGCGCGCCGAGATCGCGCGGCTCTATGGCGAATATTACGCGATCAAGCCCGATCTGAAGATGGCGGCGGAGTGA
- a CDS encoding DUF1007 family protein: MPRRFAFASLTLAMALAAVPAVAHPHVWVAMRSEIVFTPDGKIKGVRHAWTFDEMYSAFALQGLGKDGKPPSREELAPLAKTNAESLAEFDYFTFAKYQNAKAAFGPPEDVWLEADDKRIVTMHFTLPLEKPLPAQKPFSFQTYDPTYFVAFDLEKQNPVTLAGAPAGCSTSVVEPKPLLAVDTQKLSEAFFANMSPGADFGMKLAARIVVACP; encoded by the coding sequence ATGCCGAGAAGATTCGCATTCGCTTCGCTGACCCTCGCCATGGCGCTCGCCGCCGTCCCGGCCGTCGCGCATCCGCATGTGTGGGTCGCCATGCGCAGCGAGATCGTGTTCACGCCTGACGGCAAGATCAAGGGCGTGCGCCACGCCTGGACCTTCGACGAGATGTATTCCGCCTTCGCGCTGCAAGGGCTCGGCAAGGACGGCAAGCCGCCGAGCCGCGAGGAGCTCGCGCCGCTCGCCAAGACCAACGCCGAATCGCTCGCCGAATTCGACTATTTCACCTTCGCGAAATATCAGAACGCCAAGGCCGCCTTCGGCCCGCCCGAGGATGTGTGGCTCGAGGCCGACGACAAGCGCATCGTCACCATGCATTTCACTCTGCCGCTGGAAAAGCCGCTGCCGGCGCAAAAGCCTTTCTCCTTCCAGACTTATGATCCGACCTATTTCGTCGCCTTCGATCTCGAGAAGCAAAATCCGGTAACTCTCGCCGGTGCGCCGGCGGGCTGCTCCACCAGCGTCGTGGAGCCGAAGCCGTTGCTCGCCGTCGACACGCAAAAGCTCAGCGAAGCCTTTTTCGCCAATATGTCGCCCGGCGCCGATTTCGGCATGAAGCTCGCCGCGCGCATCGTCGTGGCCTGCCCGTGA